The Desulfotignum balticum DSM 7044 sequence GCCGTCCGGATGGTATCGGAAGGCAAACCCCTGTCTGAAATCAAAAATCGTCTGGGACATGCCAATGTTCAATCTACAATGGTCTATCTGCAACTGGACCTGAATCAGAAGAGACAAATACAGGAAGATTTTATCCACTTCACACGGCAGCAACTTAAATCCGATCCCAAAATAGATGAACTGATCCAATGGGAAAACAAACAAAATGTCCTTGAATGGCTGGACAGCCTTTGAGAATACTCAAGGGTGGTCGAAGGCACCCTGAAGTAGGGGCAGGAGTCAATTGTTATGTTGCATATTTTTTTACAAAGTTGTAGTATCCTTGACAACTTGTTGTATTTAATGGGGATATTTATTTGCATGCCCAATATTGGAAAACGCCCGGTTATCAAAGCTCAGGGGCAACTCGCAACATAATTGCAAGATGGTTGAGGTTTATAATCTGGACTTCCAGGGGAGATTATGAAATATATTGTTGAGTGAATTTTTGCATCGTACGTTTGGTAGGTGGATTTTAAGTGGTTAACAGAATTCAACATCTCACACTGTTTTGTATTTATCAAATACATATCTAAAATTAGCATATTCACAAGGGGGTTTCTTTAGTTGATGACAGCATACAAAGGTTCTGATACCAAAACAGATCATTAATCGATTACTGAAACCCAGATGATCTAAAAATATTTGAGGAGATCATGATACAACGGAACCCGCCATGGTCAAAAGAAGAACTCATCCTGACGCTTGAACTTTATTCCAGGCTTGAAGGAATAATCCCGGATGTCAGGCATCCTCTGATCATTTCCCTGGCAGCGGAGCTGTCCGAACTCAGTGCCCTCGATGATAAATCCGAAGGCCACCCCGGCCGGAGCAGGGCAGCGGTAATATTTAAACTAAGCAATTTCCGGGCAATTGATCCGGATGCAAAGGCTGCCGGTAAAAAAGGTCTGATCAGAGGAGGCAGTACCGATCAGAAAGTCTGGGACAAATTCGCAGGGAAACCCAAAGCCCTGAGATCCGCAGCGGACAAGATCAGACAAAAAATCAAATCAGGTCATGGGGAACTGGAACCTCTCAAAGCAAACCTTCATATCCTCAGGTTGCTGGGTGATGAACTAATCGGCAGTGAGCGCCTGGCCATTTTTGAACTTGTCAAAAATGCCTACGACGCCGATGCGGAATCAGTAACCGTACGACTTGATATAGACGATGAGAACGCATCAGTTAACATAACCGATAACGGATGCGGTATGTCTCTTGAGCAGATCCGGGACGGATGGCTGAATATCGGCGGCCCGTCCAAAAGAACCGATAAAATGTTCCGGACCCCGAAATTCAACAGAATGCCCCTGGGAGAAAAAGGGGTAGGAAGACTTGCGGCATTCAAAATCGGGAACAGACTTGAAATGATAACCAGGAAATCAGGCGGAACGGAATACAAGCTGATAATGGACCTGGAAACCCTGCTTTCCGGAAACAGCAAAGATCAAACAAGTTCAGTAGAAGACGTAAGGATACGGGTACAGCCGGTATCACCGCCAACCGTTTTTCCTGGGAAACATGACCATGGAACCAAAATCAGAATCACAAAACTAAGGCCGGATTCCGAATGGACTAGAGGAGAACTGAGAAAACTAAAAAGATTGATAGATAGCCTTTCAAGCCCTTTTGACAAAACAGGGGAATTCAGACCAGCCCTTGAAGTACCGGGCCATGGAAGCGAACTAACGAATCTTCCTGATATTGATCAGGTTATTGAACGGGCAATTTGGAAATTTCTTTTCACTCTTGAAGATGACGGTAGTTTCCACTGGCATTTCAGCTTTAATCCGCCACCTGTTTTTAGGGGACTGAATCCACGCGAATTGAAATCCGGTGGAAAAGACTACCCCGAACGCCTTGAAATAAAAGCCAGTAGTGATGAAGATGAGACCCTTATTCCGGGCCGCCCTCCAAGGGGCCGGCTTTTTTATAATTCAGAAGATCTCAAAGGAATCGGTAAAGTTGCCGGCCGTTTTTATGTTTACGATCTCAGACCTAATTTTCTTAAACATTTAGGCGGATCCGGGCAAATTAAAGGTATTCTGAAAAATCAGGGTGGGATGAGGGTGTACCGTGACGGTATAAGAGTCTTCAATTACGGAGAACCCGGCGATGATTGGCTGGACTTAAACATAAAAAGAGTAAATGATCCGGGAAAAACACTGGCAACCAACTCATTTATCGGGGCACTTCACCTTTCACTGGACAGCAGTCAGGATTTGAAGGAAAAGACCAACCGTGAAGGATTCGATGAAAACACAACCTATAAAAGATTCAGGGGAATGATACAGAGTATCGTCGCACATCTGAATCTTATAAGGCGGCCTGACAGGGAAGAGATGGATCGTATCCTGAAGGGAGATCCCATTAAAGAGGATGCACCTGTACGGTTCCAGAAAAATATCCAGGAAATCCTTGATATTGCCTCGGCAAATAAGGATCTTCATCAAAAAATTATTAAACCTGTAGAGAAAATCAAAAAAGAATATGAGACCCTGAGGGATGTTGTCGCATCGTCCGGGGCAGGCCTGAATCTCGCCATCGTATTCCATGAAGTTGAAAGGGAGGTAAGAGCCCTTGCAAAAGGTCTCAGAAAAGGAGAGGAAATAAGCGAACTGAACAGCAGGGCAGAAAACCTGATTACAATACTGGACGGTTTCGGAACCCTCCTTAAAAGTGCCTCAAAAAAAACCATACCTGTGAGCAAACTTGTGGAACGTGCTGTCCAGCTTAATCAGGGGCGCTTCAGTGCCCATA is a genomic window containing:
- a CDS encoding tyrosine-type recombinase/integrase encodes the protein LLPKTTELVHQYIAEYRSRPSPVFKKSLFINQRGSALTRHGINRICKRCLEQALPSKRLSLMHPVHSFRHSCAVRMVSEGKPLSEIKNRLGHANVQSTMVYLQLDLNQKRQIQEDFIHFTRQQLKSDPKIDELIQWENKQNVLEWLDSL
- a CDS encoding ATP-binding protein — encoded protein: MIQRNPPWSKEELILTLELYSRLEGIIPDVRHPLIISLAAELSELSALDDKSEGHPGRSRAAVIFKLSNFRAIDPDAKAAGKKGLIRGGSTDQKVWDKFAGKPKALRSAADKIRQKIKSGHGELEPLKANLHILRLLGDELIGSERLAIFELVKNAYDADAESVTVRLDIDDENASVNITDNGCGMSLEQIRDGWLNIGGPSKRTDKMFRTPKFNRMPLGEKGVGRLAAFKIGNRLEMITRKSGGTEYKLIMDLETLLSGNSKDQTSSVEDVRIRVQPVSPPTVFPGKHDHGTKIRITKLRPDSEWTRGELRKLKRLIDSLSSPFDKTGEFRPALEVPGHGSELTNLPDIDQVIERAIWKFLFTLEDDGSFHWHFSFNPPPVFRGLNPRELKSGGKDYPERLEIKASSDEDETLIPGRPPRGRLFYNSEDLKGIGKVAGRFYVYDLRPNFLKHLGGSGQIKGILKNQGGMRVYRDGIRVFNYGEPGDDWLDLNIKRVNDPGKTLATNSFIGALHLSLDSSQDLKEKTNREGFDENTTYKRFRGMIQSIVAHLNLIRRPDREEMDRILKGDPIKEDAPVRFQKNIQEILDIASANKDLHQKIIKPVEKIKKEYETLRDVVASSGAGLNLAIVFHEVEREVRALAKGLRKGEEISELNSRAENLITILDGFGTLLKSASKKTIPVSKLVERAVQLNQGRFSAHKIIFSCPLLNGEEKDFNISGAFNFYLQVVMNMIDNAIYWVRKRAEAEGKKFKRAIQIRTLHDWAAEGPCLAILDNGPGFSITPEQAMSPYASTRPGGMGLGLYFARTAMDSNGGELLIPPDIDDLDIDTGLDGAAVVMRFRRVK